Proteins from a genomic interval of Streptomyces sp. NBC_00820:
- the pulA gene encoding pullulanase-type alpha-1,6-glucosidase, which translates to MIPRWPAPRTRRTPYRRRAAAVTAAALAAALVQPVAAHADAPPPPPSDAKLAAAPARHDDTREQFYFVMPDRFANGDTSNDRGGLTGSRLSTGYDPTDKGFYQGGDLKGLAKRLDYIKGLGTTAIWMAPIFKNQPVQGTGSDASAGYHGYWITDFTKVDPHFGTNKDLATLISKAHAKGMKVFFDVITNHTADVVDYAGDSHDYLSKGAFPYLTKDGRPFDDAAYAENTAGNTAGNKGFPAVSTGSFPRTPVVPAAKRNTKVPSWLNDPTMYHNRGDSTYAGENATYGDFSGLDDLWTERPEVVHGMERIYERWVRDFGVDGFRIDTVKHVDMPFWTQWATALDKYAAAHGRKNFFMFGEVYTADTSITSPYVTQGRLDATLDFPFQDAARTYASQGGSAQKLAHVYGDDYKYTSGKANAYEQVTFLGNHDMGRIGYFLKQDNPKATDAEILRKDELANQLMFLGRGNPVVYYGDEQGFTGSGGDKDARQTMFASKVADYLDDDEIGTDRTPAADAYDTSAPLYKEIAALSRLRKANPALTDGVQTERYAADGAGVYAFTRTDARTGAEYVVALNNADEARTATFATGSAGMSYRGVYKATGTVRSDADRKVTVTVPAGTAVVYKAAGTLAGPGGNPTITLKAPAAGATGTVEVQADTGGGGQLNRVVFAAQTGDGKWRTLGSADHAPYKVTQTIGSDVPAGTALRYKAVVIDTAGHTASATASSTTGTAPAPEVPSASSRDYAVVHYKHADGDYADWGLYAWGDLADGEATDWPNSHPFTGRDAYGAFAYVKLKPGASNVGFLVIDKDGDKDVSADRSIDVTKTGEVWIEQGDAGVRTQRPDYPAQDKTKAVIHYHRADGNYDGWGLHTWSGAANPTDWSNPLKPVKTDAYGAVFEVPLSEGATSLSYIIHKGDDKDLPTDQSLDLTADGNEVWLLNGQEKHLLPMPAGSTAALDLTTSKAVWIDRDTLAWNGADGAASTQLLYSHDGSIAVKDAGLTSDDERWLRLAKTTLTDAQKAKFPHLKDYTAWTVDPRDRDRVRAALSGQLVASQRAANGAVLAATGVQIAGVLDDLYPGATTAKLGPVFHDGRPTLSVWAPTAQSVHLDLDGRSVAMHRSAGTGVWSVTGPASWKGKPYRYVVRVWAPSVGKMVTNEVTDPYSLALTANSERSLVVDLNDKSLAPGGWSGLVKPKAVPLKDAQIQELHIRDFSAADKTVPAADQGTYLAFTDKNSDGSKHLRELAKSGTSYVHLLPAFDIATIPEKKADQARPDCDLASFPADSDQQQACVTKSAAKDAYNWGYDPYHYTVPEGSYATDPDGTARTVQFRRMVQSLNQDGLRVVMDVVYNHTAAAGQADTSVLDRIVPGYYQRLLADGSVANSTCCANTATENAMMGKLVVDSIVTWAKEYKVDGFRFDLMGHHPKANILAVRKALDALTVAKDGVDGKKIIMYGEGWNFGEVADDARFVQATQKNMAGTGIATFSDRARDAVRGGGPFDSDPGVQGFASGLYTDPNSSTANGTPAEQKARLLHYQDLIKVGLSGNLARYRFTDSGGKEVTGAGVDYNGSPAGYADAPGDALAYVDAHDNESLFDALTYKLPGDTPASDRARMQVLAMATAALSQGPALSQAGTDLLRSKSLDRNSFDSGDWFNAIHWNCADGNGFGRGLPPAADNESKWPYAKPLLGAVQVGCPQITGASAAYQDLLRIRTSERAFSLGTATRVQDELSFPLSGKDETPGVITMKLGDLVVVFNATPQQREQRVAAFAGTHYRLHPVQAAGADEVVKTSSYAAGSGTFTVPARTVAVFTRTAR; encoded by the coding sequence GTGATACCGAGATGGCCGGCGCCGCGGACGCGCCGTACCCCGTACCGACGCAGGGCCGCGGCAGTCACCGCCGCCGCCCTCGCCGCCGCCCTGGTGCAGCCCGTGGCCGCTCACGCGGACGCCCCGCCCCCGCCCCCCTCCGACGCGAAGCTCGCCGCCGCGCCCGCACGGCACGACGACACGCGCGAGCAGTTCTACTTCGTCATGCCGGACCGTTTCGCCAACGGGGACACCTCCAACGACCGCGGCGGCCTGACCGGTTCACGGCTGAGCACCGGCTACGACCCCACCGACAAGGGCTTCTACCAGGGCGGCGACCTCAAGGGCCTGGCCAAGCGGCTCGACTACATCAAGGGCCTGGGCACCACCGCCATCTGGATGGCCCCGATCTTCAAGAACCAGCCGGTGCAGGGGACGGGCAGTGACGCCTCGGCCGGCTACCACGGTTACTGGATCACCGACTTCACCAAGGTCGACCCGCACTTCGGCACCAACAAGGACCTCGCGACCCTCATCTCCAAGGCGCACGCCAAGGGCATGAAGGTCTTCTTCGACGTCATCACCAACCACACCGCAGACGTCGTCGACTACGCGGGCGACTCCCACGACTACCTGTCCAAGGGCGCCTTCCCGTACCTCACCAAGGACGGCCGGCCCTTCGACGACGCCGCCTACGCCGAGAACACAGCCGGGAACACAGCCGGGAACAAGGGTTTCCCCGCCGTCTCCACCGGCTCCTTCCCGCGCACCCCGGTCGTCCCGGCCGCCAAGCGGAACACCAAGGTGCCGTCGTGGCTCAACGACCCGACGATGTACCACAACCGCGGTGACTCGACCTACGCCGGTGAGAACGCCACCTACGGCGACTTCTCCGGCCTGGACGACCTGTGGACCGAGCGTCCCGAGGTCGTCCACGGCATGGAGAGGATCTACGAGCGCTGGGTGCGGGACTTCGGCGTCGACGGCTTCCGCATCGACACCGTCAAGCACGTCGACATGCCCTTCTGGACCCAGTGGGCCACCGCGCTCGACAAGTACGCGGCAGCGCACGGCCGCAAGAACTTCTTCATGTTCGGCGAGGTCTACACCGCCGACACCTCCATCACCTCCCCGTACGTCACCCAGGGCCGCCTCGACGCCACCCTCGACTTCCCCTTCCAGGACGCGGCGCGCACCTACGCCTCCCAGGGCGGCAGCGCACAGAAGCTGGCGCACGTCTACGGCGACGACTACAAGTACACGTCCGGCAAGGCCAACGCGTACGAGCAGGTCACCTTCCTCGGCAACCACGACATGGGCCGCATCGGGTACTTCCTGAAGCAGGACAACCCCAAGGCCACCGACGCCGAGATCCTGCGCAAGGACGAGCTGGCCAACCAGCTGATGTTCCTAGGCCGCGGCAACCCGGTCGTCTACTACGGCGACGAGCAGGGCTTCACCGGCTCCGGCGGCGACAAGGACGCCCGCCAGACCATGTTCGCCTCCAAGGTCGCCGACTACCTGGACGACGACGAGATCGGCACCGACCGCACGCCGGCCGCCGACGCCTACGACACGAGCGCGCCGCTCTACAAGGAGATCGCGGCCCTCTCCCGGCTCCGCAAGGCCAACCCGGCCCTGACGGACGGCGTCCAGACCGAGCGGTACGCGGCCGACGGCGCGGGCGTCTACGCGTTCACCCGTACGGACGCGCGCACCGGCGCCGAGTACGTCGTCGCCCTCAACAACGCGGACGAGGCCCGTACGGCCACCTTCGCGACCGGCTCCGCCGGCATGTCGTACCGGGGCGTCTACAAGGCCACCGGCACGGTCAGGTCCGACGCCGACCGCAAGGTCACCGTCACCGTCCCGGCCGGCACCGCCGTCGTCTACAAGGCGGCCGGCACCCTCGCCGGGCCGGGCGGCAACCCGACGATCACCCTGAAGGCCCCGGCCGCCGGAGCCACCGGCACGGTCGAGGTGCAGGCCGACACCGGGGGAGGTGGACAGCTCAACCGCGTCGTCTTCGCCGCCCAGACCGGCGACGGCAAGTGGCGGACGCTCGGCTCCGCCGACCACGCCCCCTACAAGGTCACCCAGACCATCGGATCGGACGTTCCCGCCGGCACCGCCCTGCGCTACAAGGCCGTCGTGATCGACACGGCCGGGCACACCGCGAGCGCCACGGCGAGCAGCACCACCGGCACCGCCCCCGCGCCCGAGGTCCCCTCGGCCTCCTCCCGCGACTACGCGGTCGTCCACTACAAGCACGCCGACGGCGACTACGCCGACTGGGGCCTGTACGCCTGGGGCGACCTCGCGGACGGCGAGGCGACCGACTGGCCGAACAGCCACCCCTTCACCGGCCGCGACGCCTACGGCGCCTTCGCCTACGTCAAGCTCAAGCCGGGCGCCTCGAACGTCGGCTTCCTCGTCATCGACAAGGACGGCGACAAGGACGTCTCCGCCGACCGGTCCATCGACGTCACCAAGACCGGCGAGGTCTGGATCGAGCAGGGCGACGCCGGCGTCCGGACCCAGCGGCCCGACTACCCCGCGCAGGACAAGACCAAGGCGGTCATCCACTACCACCGCGCCGACGGGAACTACGACGGCTGGGGCCTGCACACCTGGTCGGGTGCCGCGAACCCCACCGACTGGTCGAACCCCCTGAAGCCGGTGAAGACTGATGCCTATGGCGCGGTCTTCGAGGTGCCGCTCTCCGAGGGTGCCACCAGCCTCAGCTACATCATCCACAAGGGCGACGACAAGGACCTGCCCACCGACCAGTCGCTGGACCTCACGGCCGACGGCAACGAGGTGTGGCTGTTGAACGGCCAGGAGAAGCACCTCCTGCCGATGCCCGCCGGCAGCACGGCCGCCCTCGACCTGACCACCTCCAAGGCGGTCTGGATCGACCGGGACACCCTCGCCTGGAACGGCGCCGACGGTGCCGCCTCCACCCAGCTGCTGTACTCCCACGACGGCTCGATCGCCGTCAAGGACGCCGGCCTGACCAGCGACGACGAACGCTGGCTGCGCCTTGCGAAGACCACGCTGACCGACGCCCAGAAGGCGAAGTTCCCGCATCTGAAGGACTACACCGCCTGGACCGTCGATCCGCGCGACCGTGACCGGGTGCGTGCCGCGCTCTCCGGCCAGCTCGTCGCCTCGCAGCGCGCCGCCAACGGCGCCGTGCTGGCCGCCACCGGCGTGCAGATCGCCGGCGTGCTCGACGACCTGTACCCGGGCGCGACGACGGCGAAGCTCGGCCCCGTCTTCCACGACGGCAGGCCGACCCTGTCCGTGTGGGCGCCGACGGCCCAGTCCGTCCACCTCGACCTGGACGGCCGCAGCGTCGCGATGCACCGCAGCGCCGGCACCGGCGTCTGGTCCGTCACCGGCCCCGCGTCCTGGAAGGGCAAGCCCTACCGGTACGTCGTCAGGGTCTGGGCGCCCAGCGTCGGCAAGATGGTCACCAACGAGGTCACCGACCCCTACTCGCTCGCCCTGACCGCGAACTCCGAGCGCAGCCTCGTCGTCGACCTGAACGACAAGTCCCTCGCTCCGGGCGGCTGGTCGGGCCTCGTCAAGCCCAAGGCCGTACCGCTGAAGGACGCGCAGATCCAGGAGCTGCACATCCGGGACTTCTCCGCGGCCGACAAGACCGTACCGGCCGCGGACCAGGGCACCTACCTGGCCTTCACCGACAAGAACAGCGACGGCTCCAAGCACCTGCGCGAGCTGGCGAAGTCGGGCACCTCCTACGTGCACCTGCTGCCCGCCTTCGACATCGCCACCATCCCCGAGAAGAAGGCCGACCAGGCGCGCCCCGACTGCGACCTGGCCTCCTTCCCTGCCGACTCCGACCAGCAGCAGGCGTGCGTCACCAAGAGCGCCGCGAAGGACGCCTACAACTGGGGCTACGACCCGTACCACTACACGGTCCCCGAGGGTTCGTACGCCACCGACCCCGACGGCACCGCCCGTACCGTCCAGTTCCGCAGGATGGTCCAGTCCCTCAACCAGGACGGCCTGCGCGTCGTCATGGACGTCGTCTACAACCACACGGCGGCCGCCGGGCAGGCGGACACCTCCGTCCTCGACCGGATCGTGCCCGGCTACTACCAGCGGCTCCTCGCGGACGGCAGCGTCGCCAACAGCACCTGCTGTGCCAACACCGCGACCGAGAACGCCATGATGGGCAAGCTCGTCGTGGACTCGATCGTCACCTGGGCCAAGGAGTACAAGGTCGACGGCTTCCGCTTCGACCTCATGGGCCACCACCCCAAGGCCAACATCCTGGCCGTGCGCAAGGCCCTCGACGCGCTGACCGTCGCCAAGGACGGCGTCGACGGCAAGAAGATCATCATGTACGGCGAGGGCTGGAACTTCGGAGAGGTCGCCGACGACGCGCGCTTCGTGCAGGCCACGCAGAAGAACATGGCCGGCACCGGCATCGCCACCTTCTCCGACCGCGCCCGTGACGCGGTGCGCGGCGGCGGACCCTTCGACTCCGACCCCGGCGTCCAGGGCTTCGCGTCCGGGCTGTACACCGACCCCAACTCGTCCACGGCGAACGGCACTCCGGCCGAGCAGAAGGCCCGGCTGCTGCACTACCAGGACCTGATCAAGGTCGGCCTGAGCGGCAACCTCGCCCGCTACCGCTTCACCGACTCGGGCGGCAAGGAGGTCACCGGCGCGGGGGTCGACTACAACGGCTCGCCCGCCGGCTACGCGGACGCCCCCGGCGACGCCCTCGCCTACGTGGACGCGCACGACAACGAGTCGCTGTTCGACGCCCTCACCTACAAGCTGCCGGGCGACACCCCGGCGTCCGACCGGGCCCGCATGCAGGTCCTGGCGATGGCAACGGCCGCCCTCTCGCAGGGCCCGGCCCTCTCCCAGGCGGGCACCGACCTGCTGCGCTCGAAGTCACTGGACCGCAACTCCTTCGACAGCGGTGACTGGTTCAACGCCATCCACTGGAACTGCGCCGACGGCAACGGCTTCGGGCGCGGACTGCCCCCGGCGGCCGACAACGAGTCCAAGTGGCCCTACGCCAAGCCGCTGCTCGGCGCGGTCCAGGTCGGCTGCCCGCAGATCACCGGCGCCTCGGCCGCCTACCAGGACCTGCTGCGCATCCGCACGTCGGAGCGGGCGTTCTCCCTCGGTACGGCCACGCGGGTGCAGGACGAGCTGTCCTTCCCGCTGTCCGGCAAGGACGAGACGCCCGGCGTGATCACCATGAAGCTGGGTGACCTGGTCGTGGTCTTCAACGCCACCCCGCAGCAGCGGGAACAGCGCGTCGCAGCCTTCGCCGGGACGCACTACCGGCTGCACCCGGTGCAGGCGGCCGGCGCGGACGAGGTGGTCAAGACCTCGTCCTACGCGGCCGGTTCGGGCACGTTCACCGTCCCGGCGCGGACCGTGGCGGTGTTCACCCGGACCGCGCGCTAG
- a CDS encoding TetR/AcrR family transcriptional regulator, with amino-acid sequence MADTTNQRAEADGRSTRWNAHKARRQIDVIDAAVAAIEEEGPDVGVKRIAERIGLPRSVVYRHFKDRAELDELIRGRVVESLMADLAPALAPDGTVMAAIRRAVDAYLDWIGLHPRLHAFLGVGSAAPGGGSGVVAGTKAAIAVQVGALFAAVLKARGEDSPLARSLAVGVVGFVDATVNDWFTTMPRELDSARLAEFLTCSIWSVLDGNLRALGVELAPDQPLSELLGG; translated from the coding sequence ATGGCGGACACCACGAACCAGAGGGCCGAGGCCGACGGCCGTTCGACCCGCTGGAACGCGCACAAGGCCCGGCGCCAGATCGACGTGATCGACGCAGCCGTCGCCGCCATCGAGGAGGAGGGCCCCGACGTCGGCGTCAAGCGGATCGCCGAACGGATCGGGCTGCCGCGGTCGGTGGTGTACCGGCACTTCAAGGACCGCGCCGAACTCGACGAGCTGATCCGCGGGCGCGTCGTCGAATCCCTCATGGCCGACCTCGCGCCGGCGCTGGCGCCCGACGGCACCGTCATGGCGGCCATCCGGCGCGCCGTCGACGCGTATCTCGACTGGATCGGCCTGCACCCCCGGCTGCACGCCTTCCTCGGCGTGGGCTCCGCCGCGCCGGGAGGCGGCTCCGGGGTGGTCGCGGGCACCAAGGCGGCGATCGCCGTGCAGGTGGGCGCGTTGTTCGCGGCCGTCCTGAAAGCCCGCGGCGAGGACAGCCCGCTGGCGCGCTCGCTGGCCGTAGGCGTCGTCGGATTCGTCGACGCCACGGTCAACGACTGGTTCACCACCATGCCACGCGAACTCGACAGCGCCCGGCTCGCCGAGTTCCTCACCTGCTCGATCTGGTCGGTGCTCGACGGCAACCTGCGCGCGCTGGGCGTCGAACTCGCCCCCGATCAGCCCCTGTCCGAACTGCTCGGCGGCTGA
- a CDS encoding acyl-CoA dehydrogenase family protein produces MESVLYTADHESFRATVRAFVERHIVPFHKQWESDGIVPRTLWTEAGKLGLLGTDVPQEYGGGGVADFRYNTVLSEEIVRAGASGVGFTLHNDVVAPYLLKLANEEQKRRWLPGFCAGELITAIAMTEPGAGSDLQSIRTTAVRDGDHYVVNGSKTFITNGINADLVIVVVKTDPEQGAHGTSLLVVERGTPGFERGRNLEKIGLKAQDTAELFFEDVRVPAANLLGEENSGFAHLMNALPQERLSIAVAAVAASEKIFETTLAYCKERTAFNRPIGSFQANRFSLAEMATEIQIARTFLDRCITVHNEGALSVSDAAMAKWWTTELQKRVVDTCLQLHGGYGFMSEYPVAQAFLDSRVQTIYGGTTEIMKEIIGRFLGV; encoded by the coding sequence ATGGAGAGCGTGCTGTACACCGCCGACCACGAGAGCTTCCGCGCGACCGTGCGCGCCTTCGTGGAGCGCCACATCGTCCCCTTCCACAAGCAGTGGGAGAGCGACGGGATCGTCCCGCGCACCCTGTGGACCGAGGCAGGCAAGCTGGGGCTGCTGGGCACGGACGTGCCGCAGGAGTACGGCGGCGGGGGAGTGGCCGACTTCCGCTACAACACCGTGCTCAGCGAGGAGATCGTGCGGGCCGGCGCCTCGGGGGTCGGCTTCACGCTGCACAACGACGTGGTGGCCCCCTATCTGCTGAAGCTCGCGAACGAGGAGCAGAAGCGGCGCTGGCTGCCCGGCTTCTGCGCGGGCGAGCTGATCACGGCCATCGCGATGACCGAGCCGGGTGCCGGCAGTGACCTGCAGAGCATCCGCACCACGGCCGTGCGCGACGGCGACCACTACGTGGTCAACGGCTCCAAGACCTTCATCACCAACGGCATCAACGCCGACCTCGTGATCGTCGTGGTCAAGACCGACCCGGAGCAGGGGGCTCACGGCACGAGCCTGCTCGTGGTCGAGCGCGGCACCCCGGGCTTCGAACGCGGCCGGAACCTCGAGAAGATCGGCCTGAAGGCACAGGACACCGCCGAGCTGTTCTTCGAGGACGTCCGGGTTCCCGCCGCGAACCTCCTCGGGGAGGAGAACTCCGGGTTCGCCCACCTGATGAACGCCCTGCCCCAGGAGCGGCTGTCGATCGCGGTGGCGGCCGTGGCGGCGAGCGAGAAGATCTTCGAGACGACCCTCGCGTACTGCAAGGAGCGTACGGCGTTCAACCGGCCCATCGGCTCCTTCCAGGCCAACCGCTTCAGCCTCGCCGAGATGGCCACCGAGATCCAGATCGCCCGCACCTTCCTGGACCGCTGCATCACCGTCCACAACGAGGGCGCCCTGTCGGTCTCGGACGCCGCCATGGCCAAGTGGTGGACGACCGAGCTGCAGAAGCGGGTCGTGGACACCTGCCTCCAACTGCACGGCGGCTACGGCTTCATGAGCGAGTACCCGGTCGCGCAGGCGTTCCTCGACAGCCGGGTGCAGACCATCTACGGCGGCACCACGGAGATCATGAAGGAGATCATCGGCCGTTTCCTCGGCGTCTGA
- a CDS encoding FAD-dependent oxidoreductase: MPYVVTRSCCADASCVLACPVNCIHPAPGEPGFAAAEMLYVDPRACVDCGACASACPVDALKPHTRLTAAEQPFLDLNAAYYEDDPHPARTPLALVPRQRQLNAGELRVAVVGAGPAGLFAADELLKHPGVRVTVYDRLPTPYGLARTGVAPDHQDTKGVTRLFRAIEAQPGFAYRLNVEVGEDLRHEDLLRDHHAVVYAVGAATDRRLGIDGEDLPGSAAATDFVAWYNGHPDHGATTCALDGERAVVVGNGNVALDVARVLTADPASLARTDIADGALDALRGSRVREVVVLGRRGPAEASFTLPELLALAALDSVDVVVEGWPEGLAPDTSPRTALLAELAARTPVPGRRRIVLRFLTTPTRVLGDDRVTGLEVARTELRTDDDGTVRAVPTGETETIATSLVLRSVGYRARPVPGLPFDEGTGTVPHERGRVEPGVYVAGWIKRGPTGFIGTNKTCAEETVAALLDDFDAGRLTAPADASGTAAPPGAMGTPGTTGTTGSAEVVDLDGWQAIDRAERAAGALQGRPRVKITDRDTLLATARPAAPAPRRRLPLTVLPLTVLRRSR; encoded by the coding sequence ATGCCCTACGTCGTCACCCGGTCGTGCTGCGCCGACGCGTCCTGCGTGCTGGCCTGCCCGGTCAACTGCATCCACCCCGCACCCGGTGAACCCGGCTTCGCCGCGGCCGAGATGCTCTACGTCGACCCGCGCGCCTGCGTCGACTGCGGTGCCTGCGCGAGCGCCTGCCCGGTGGACGCGCTCAAGCCGCACACCAGGCTCACCGCGGCCGAGCAGCCGTTCCTCGACCTCAACGCGGCCTACTACGAGGATGATCCGCATCCGGCCCGTACGCCACTGGCTCTCGTGCCCAGGCAACGGCAGCTCAACGCGGGCGAGTTGCGGGTGGCCGTGGTCGGGGCGGGCCCGGCGGGCCTCTTCGCCGCCGACGAGCTGCTCAAGCATCCGGGCGTCCGCGTGACCGTGTACGACCGGCTGCCCACCCCCTACGGCCTGGCGCGCACGGGGGTCGCGCCGGACCACCAGGACACCAAGGGAGTCACCCGGCTCTTCCGGGCCATCGAGGCCCAGCCCGGCTTCGCGTACCGGCTCAACGTGGAGGTGGGCGAAGACCTGCGCCACGAGGACCTGCTGCGTGACCATCACGCCGTCGTCTACGCGGTGGGCGCCGCGACCGACCGGCGGCTCGGCATCGACGGCGAGGACCTGCCCGGCAGCGCGGCCGCCACCGACTTCGTGGCCTGGTACAACGGCCATCCCGACCACGGGGCCACGACCTGCGCCCTGGACGGCGAACGCGCCGTGGTCGTCGGCAACGGCAACGTGGCCCTGGACGTGGCCCGCGTGCTGACCGCCGACCCGGCATCGCTCGCCCGCACCGACATCGCCGACGGGGCGCTGGACGCGCTGCGCGGCAGCCGGGTGCGCGAGGTGGTCGTCCTCGGGCGGCGCGGGCCGGCCGAGGCCTCCTTCACCCTGCCGGAACTGCTCGCGCTCGCCGCGCTCGACAGCGTCGACGTCGTCGTCGAGGGCTGGCCGGAGGGCCTGGCGCCGGACACCTCGCCCAGGACGGCCCTGCTCGCCGAACTCGCCGCCCGCACACCCGTACCCGGCCGGCGCCGCATCGTGCTGCGCTTCCTGACCACACCGACCCGCGTCCTCGGCGACGACCGGGTGACCGGTCTGGAGGTCGCCCGCACCGAGCTGCGCACGGACGACGACGGCACCGTACGGGCCGTCCCCACCGGCGAGACGGAGACCATCGCGACCTCGCTCGTGCTGCGTTCGGTGGGATACCGCGCCCGGCCGGTCCCGGGGCTGCCGTTCGACGAGGGGACCGGCACGGTTCCCCACGAGCGGGGCCGGGTCGAGCCGGGCGTCTATGTCGCCGGCTGGATCAAGCGCGGTCCCACCGGGTTCATCGGGACCAACAAGACCTGCGCGGAGGAGACCGTCGCGGCACTCCTCGACGACTTCGACGCCGGCCGGCTCACCGCGCCGGCGGACGCGTCGGGTACGGCGGCCCCACCCGGTGCGATGGGCACGCCGGGCACGACGGGCACGACGGGGTCCGCGGAGGTCGTGGACCTCGACGGCTGGCAGGCGATCGACCGGGCCGAACGCGCGGCAGGTGCTCTCCAGGGGCGCCCCCGCGTCAAGATCACCGACAGGGACACCCTGCTCGCCACGGCGCGCCCCGCGGCCCCCGCGCCGCGGCGGCGCCTGCCCCTGACCGTCCTGCCCCTGACCGTCCTGCGCCGGTCCCGTTAG
- a CDS encoding AurF N-oxygenase family protein has protein sequence MTSQQTYHEVLQTLSEGSVHVHFDAFTDIDWDNPDFAVDPQDPRWILPEADPLGGHPWYRAQPPGRQAEIGLWRYANVAKVGMQFENVLMRGALDYVFHLGNQDPEFRYLTHEITEETHHTQMFQEFVNRAGVDVHGGRRSFQVISRFLPLAASLLPEAFFTGVLAGEEPIDHIQKAILRSGAEGHPLLTRIMQIHVAEEARHISFAHEFLRTKVPGYGKVRRGVLSVMFPLIMRRLGDVIVIPDRRTAEKMGVPYSVIKDIFWRSDDGRKMLRDLFADVRMLAEDIGLMNRASRRVWKMLRIDGRPSRYRSHPASLSA, from the coding sequence ATGACCAGCCAGCAGACGTACCACGAGGTGCTCCAGACCCTGTCCGAGGGCTCGGTGCACGTCCACTTCGACGCGTTCACCGACATCGACTGGGACAACCCCGACTTCGCCGTCGACCCGCAGGACCCCCGCTGGATCCTGCCCGAGGCCGACCCGCTGGGCGGACACCCCTGGTACCGGGCGCAGCCACCCGGGCGGCAGGCCGAGATCGGGCTCTGGCGGTACGCCAACGTCGCCAAGGTGGGCATGCAGTTCGAGAACGTGCTCATGCGCGGGGCGCTGGACTACGTCTTCCACCTGGGCAACCAGGACCCGGAATTCCGGTATCTCACCCACGAGATCACCGAGGAGACCCACCACACCCAGATGTTCCAGGAGTTCGTCAACCGCGCCGGGGTCGACGTGCACGGCGGCCGCCGCTCCTTCCAGGTGATCAGCCGCTTCCTCCCGCTCGCCGCCTCGCTGCTGCCGGAGGCGTTCTTCACCGGCGTGCTGGCCGGCGAGGAGCCGATCGACCACATCCAGAAGGCGATCCTGCGCTCGGGCGCCGAAGGCCACCCGCTGCTGACGAGGATCATGCAGATCCACGTCGCCGAGGAGGCCCGGCACATCTCCTTCGCCCACGAGTTCCTGCGCACCAAGGTCCCCGGGTACGGGAAGGTGCGCAGGGGGGTGCTGTCGGTCATGTTCCCGCTGATCATGCGCCGCCTGGGCGACGTGATCGTGATCCCCGACCGGAGGACCGCCGAGAAGATGGGCGTGCCCTACTCGGTGATCAAGGACATTTTCTGGAGGTCCGACGACGGGCGGAAGATGCTGCGCGACCTCTTCGCCGACGTGCGCATGCTCGCCGAGGACATCGGCCTGATGAACCGGGCCTCCCGGCGCGTGTGGAAGATGCTCCGCATCGACGGCCGCCCGTCCCGCTACCGCAGCCACCCCGCCTCACTGTCCGCCTGA